The Gigantopelta aegis isolate Gae_Host chromosome 9, Gae_host_genome, whole genome shotgun sequence genomic sequence aattttgcttgtaaaatgatggaaatacatggtaaaaaggtctcaggtatGCACAATTTCCGCGAATAAGTCGATTGTTTTGCTCAAATTTGAGGTTTTCTCTTGCAGAAGTGGGTGTAGGGGTGTGGGGAAAGGGGAGAGTATcggtctcgtacgcttatggacgAAACGGATGATCTCTCACATGGTTGTGTAAGaatatttaatgtaaaaaaatatacaacatatactagaaataatgtcattaaatacatgtacaataaatgTCCGGATCTGGATAACACCtttgcaaacatatatatatatattcagctttACGATATGGTCATGAATTTGAGGTCTCCGTTTTGCTGCAACACGAACAGCTGTCCATTACTGCCAATGGCGATCGCCACTGGACTCTGCACGGTCTGCCTTGTGGCCACGACCTGGTTTTCATCTCCCATGggagccactttgacaatggtgtgGTTCTCTTTGCTCACCAGGTAAACGTTTCCCTGCTTGTCGCACGCCACACTGGTCGGCGCCGAGGTACGAGATCCGTTATCCAAGTCGTCGGTCTGTTGGTAATGCCATCGGGCGTCACCGGACAGTTTCATGCAATAAACCGATCCCAGGTTGGCATCGCAGACGATAATGTCCCCAGATGGCGTCGCGCAAAGGGAGGTTATTCTGGATAACGTAAAAGATGGGTTAAGTTTGACCGGGTTTTTCAGCTTGCCGTCCTTGAATGTGAAGCATTCGATTTTGGAATCCTTTGCGGTGAACACAGTGGTGTGTGAGATGTTTATAAAGCTGAACAGTTTCTCCTGCTTCTTCAGGACGGCCAGAGAGTCGTACACGCTCTCCGTATCAATCGTGGAGATAATGTTCAGCTCTGGCGAAACGCTGATGATGCATATTTTAAAGGAAAGAACACCGACAGCCACTTTATCAGAGGAAAGCTTGGCGATACAAAGTGAAGCATTGTCCAGCTTCAAGCGATGGTTTTTCTCCTGACCGTTTTCATCATAAAATGACTTCACACATTCGTTATCCGAGTCCACCACCACGATCACAGTCCTGTCATTACTATCGTCGAGTACCACCATGCCGCATGGGTATGGCACATTCTCATCTTCATGGAGTCTTGTTGACAAGACCTTCTGTAGCATGACACGATCCACCGAGAGTGACACAGTGGGAGATTCTCTGCCAAAGGCATCTATTCTGTTATTAGACGAGTACAGACTCCTATTATCAGACACTTCGGGAATCCTTAGCAAACCTGGTGAAAATCCAGCTTGTGATGGTTCTTCAGAAGGTACTGGAGAGTCAGTGTCAGGAAAAGGAGACACCGATCTGAACGATAAACCCGAACTTATCGTGACATTGTTGGACGGTATGGGCGAAAGTAAACGCCCCGAGGGCCCGATCAGTCTCAACACGCCGAGTTTTGTGTCTATAACAGTCTCTTTGAAGGACGGGTTTGGTATGAAGGTAAAATCCACGGATGATGGCACGTCAGAATGCGAACACTGAGCGAGGAATTCTGCTGCGTCCTCTTGTTGGTTCAGCAACTGTGGAAGGTATTCTCCTGTCGCATATTCAGAACCTGGTGACAAGAGTCGGTCCACAAGTCCTAAAAATAGAGATTGACATTTAATTATAATCtaagatatatatttgtctgtctgtctgtctgtctgtctgtcaatctatctatctatctatctatctatctatatatctatctatctatctatctatctatctatctatctatctatctatctatctatccatccatccatccatccatccatccatccatccacccacccatcgatcgatcgatttatctatctatctatctatctatctatctatctatctatctatccatctgtctttctgtctatctactgtctgtccgtctgtctggaTGTATGTCTGCGTAAACAAAAgtctataaaatattataacaaaataaaaaatttcctaaTGGTGTTGCAATATTATGATGCAAAAGACTGCCTTACAATGCTCCCAAATAATCTAATAGAGTACAACAATCACCTCACTGCACATGGCACGTTTTAATACTAGTATACCTTTGGTTAAAACCGTTTGCTCAATACAGGTCAATGTctacataaataacatttaccCAGCGAATCCTGCACTTCCACCAGAATCTCCTGTCTGTCTTGGATCTGTTGCTCTATCTCCACCTTGTGATCATCATACGTCATCCACAGGGTCTCCAGCAGATTCCCTTCCTTGGTGAGGATCTCTTCGATGATAGCGTTTGCTGTACACTTGATGCCGGCTTCGGCAATCCCCTTGTCCTCTTCCATTTTGTGAAGAGTTCCCTCTCTTTTGTCTATCTGCTCTCTGAGGACGGTGACTGATGCCTTGAGCTGGTCAGATACCGAAATCAGTTTCTTCAGCTGACTGGTCCTGTCATCTAGGTCATCTCCAGACTCATCTGAACCAGTCAGGCACACATTGCCAGTGGACGTAAAGTCTGCGTGAATAAAAGTAAGTATTGGTCAaggtaaatatttaatgttgaaaAAAGGTATTAAAGAAATATTGTGGAAACACCACATATCGTGACaagcattttaaaattactgCTAAAGCAACACATGTCCACTACCGAGCccaaacatttttgtatctcctacgttcaaaggccataactctgttagaAATGGGCCAATCCCCATGGAAATCAAACTAATCTGGACCGGTAGGGTACTACTAAACAATGCAAACGCTCTATAGCCATATTTATTCCCTTGTTACATATCTGCAGTGTATGcttttgacattttattaacaGAAACATGTAACTATGAAATATGTTTAACCAAATATCATGCTGatcttaccccccccccccattatttatttgtttttaatttttttaatttattattattattattattattgttacttatttattattaaattaaattaaattaaattaattaattaatttttattttattattattattattattattattattaattttcttttcggggggggggagggcttAATGTGTCAGTAATAACCTGTTTGcaaaagcaaacattataaagattatgatgacaatgatgacgACCAcaacgacgacgatgatgatgatgatcagaTGATGAATACACGAACGTGGAATGTTCTGGGGCTTAATTGACAAAGTTCATTGCATCGTCTTTTTGCATTGGAGTGCGAGATCACACACACATgagcacacgtacacacacacacacacacacacacacacacaacacccacacacaacacacacacacacacgtacacacacatacacacacacaacacacacacacacagagacacacacacacacaccacacacacaccacacacgtacacacacacacacacacgcacacacacatacacacacacgcacacaacacacacacaacacacacacacacgtacacacacacacgtacacacacgtacacacacacacgtacacacacacgcacacacacacacgtacacacgcacacgtacacacacacacacacacccacacacacacaaacacacacacacacacacacacacgcatgctcaacaatgtatgtatacattcactcactcactcactcaagcACAGTACATTTAAACCCATATTACAAGATTCCCAAACAACATTGTTTTTCTGACCTTTCTCAATCTGATTTACAGCTTCGAGAATGCCCTTCAGTTTGAAGTCAGTCTTGAGCTGACTGGCCCACTGGCATTTCGGCTGCATGGAGTCTGGTGGCATGGTGATCTCCCTGCAAACCGGACACGGGAAGCCGCGCACCTTGGCGGCGTGGTTGATGTACTGCTGAATGCAGTTGTGACAGAAGCTGTGGAGACACTGCAGCGTCTTGGGCTCACAGAACGGACTGTAGCAGATCGTGCACGTCAGGTGATCCTCTGTCAGAGTCGACGCCATCactggacaaaaaaaaaaaaccaaaacaaaaaacgtggTATAGGATAAATGGCATTTGGCGGGCATAAGTGTATGATCCTTATTTATTCTCAAAATCCAAGTTTAAAAGGAATTTAAACGTTTGGCCACAACTAGAGAATACTACAAACGTGgcatataatataaatgttatttaacgGACACACGTGTAATATCCTAAGATATCCTCAAAATCCaagtttaaaagaaatttaaacgTTTGACCACAACTAGAGAATACCACAAACGTGGCATATAATATAAATGGTATATTCTCAAAATCCAAGTTTAAAAGGAACTTAAACGTTTGGCCACAACTAGAGAATACTACAGATGTGTCgtataatataaatgttatgtAACGGACACACGTGTAATATCCTAAGATATCCCTAAAAGCCaagtttaaaagaaaatttaatgtttgaagAGAAATAGAGAATGCCAAATATggtataagataaatggtatctaacggacacaagtGTAATATCCTAAGATCTCTTCAAAATCCAAGTTTaaacatttctaaaacatttttaccgACCAATACGTATTTACTGTTATACAAATAACTTATATCttagagcaatcagtttcagtaATGTTAATGTCATTAGTTTGGCTTCATAGTGAAGGAGCCAATCAAATCTCTTTAAATCGATCTCTGTGATATCGCCGAGTGATGCCATACATCTCAAAGAATTATCTCCAGCGGATgagtaaaaaaacattaaagtttgttttgcttcacggcagcactagagcacatcgatttattaaacaCAGCCTTTAGTGTACCAGCATTAGTCCCGTCGCACCCCTGACGATCGCTACCACTGAACAACATCCCGCTCATTTACAGGAAAGGACAGCAATCTTCAACACActgtttaaacaacgagttttgCCACTTGTAGCTACGTCCCTGATCATTGATTCATGGTGGCAATTGCAGTTGGTAG encodes the following:
- the LOC121381129 gene encoding uncharacterized protein LOC121381129 isoform X3, with the protein product MASTLTEDHLTCTICYSPFCEPKTLQCLHSFCHNCIQQYINHAAKVRGFPCPVCREITMPPDSMQPKCQWASQLKTDFKLKGILEAVNQIEKDFTSTGNVCLTGSDESGDDLDDRTSQLKKLISVSDQLKASVTVLREQIDKREGTLHKMEEDKGIAEAGIKCTANAIIEEILTKEGNLLETLWMTYDDHKVEIEQQIQDRQEILVEVQDSLGLVDRLLSPGSEYATGEYLPQLLNQQEDAAEFLAQCSHSDVPSSVDFTFIPNPSFKETVIDTKLGVLRLIGPSGRLLSPIPSNNVTISSGLSFRSVSPFPDTDSPVPSEEPSQAGFSPGLLRIPEVSDNRSLYSSNNRIDAFGRESPTVSLSVDRVMLQKVLSTRLHEDENVPYPCGMVVLDDSNDRTVIVVVDSDNECVKSFYDENGQEKNHRLKLDNASLCIAKLSSDKVAVGVLSFKICIISVSPELNIISTIDTESVYDSLAVLKKQEKLFSFINISHTTVFTAKDSKIECFTFKDGKLKNPVKLNPSFTLSRITSLCATPSGDIIVCDANLGSVYCMKLSGDARWHYQQTDDLDNGSRTSAPTSVACDKQGNVYLVSKENHTIVKVAPMGDENQVVATRQTVQSPVAIAIGSNGQLFVLQQNGDLKFMTIS
- the LOC121381129 gene encoding uncharacterized protein LOC121381129 isoform X2, which gives rise to MMASTLTEDHLTCTICYSPFCEPKTLQCLHSFCHNCIQQYINHAAKVRGFPCPVCREITMPPDSMQPKCQWASQLKTDFKLKGILEAVNQIEKDFTSTGNVCLTGSDESGDDLDDRTSQLKKLISVSDQLKASVTVLREQIDKREGTLHKMEEDKGIAEAGIKCTANAIIEEILTKEGNLLETLWMTYDDHKVEIEQQIQDRQEILVEVQDSLGLVDRLLSPGSEYATGEYLPQLLNQQEDAAEFLAQCSHSDVPSSVDFTFIPNPSFKETVIDTKLGVLRLIGPSGRLLSPIPSNNVTISSGLSFRSVSPFPDTDSPVPSEEPSQAGFSPGLLRIPEVSDNRSLYSSNNRIDAFGRESPTVSLSVDRVMLQKVLSTRLHEDENVPYPCGMVVLDDSNDRTVIVVVDSDNECVKSFYDENGQEKNHRLKLDNASLCIAKLSSDKVAVGVLSFKICIISVSPELNIISTIDTESVYDSLAVLKKQEKLFSFINISHTTVFTAKDSKIECFTFKDGKLKNPVKLNPSFTLSRITSLCATPSGDIIVCDANLGSVYCMKLSGDARWHYQQTDDLDNGSRTSAPTSVACDKQGNVYLVSKENHTIVKVAPMGDENQVVATRQTVQSPVAIAIGSNGQLFVLQQNGDLKFMTIS
- the LOC121381129 gene encoding uncharacterized protein LOC121381129 isoform X1, which codes for MPAKCHLSYTTFFVLVFFFCPVMASTLTEDHLTCTICYSPFCEPKTLQCLHSFCHNCIQQYINHAAKVRGFPCPVCREITMPPDSMQPKCQWASQLKTDFKLKGILEAVNQIEKDFTSTGNVCLTGSDESGDDLDDRTSQLKKLISVSDQLKASVTVLREQIDKREGTLHKMEEDKGIAEAGIKCTANAIIEEILTKEGNLLETLWMTYDDHKVEIEQQIQDRQEILVEVQDSLGLVDRLLSPGSEYATGEYLPQLLNQQEDAAEFLAQCSHSDVPSSVDFTFIPNPSFKETVIDTKLGVLRLIGPSGRLLSPIPSNNVTISSGLSFRSVSPFPDTDSPVPSEEPSQAGFSPGLLRIPEVSDNRSLYSSNNRIDAFGRESPTVSLSVDRVMLQKVLSTRLHEDENVPYPCGMVVLDDSNDRTVIVVVDSDNECVKSFYDENGQEKNHRLKLDNASLCIAKLSSDKVAVGVLSFKICIISVSPELNIISTIDTESVYDSLAVLKKQEKLFSFINISHTTVFTAKDSKIECFTFKDGKLKNPVKLNPSFTLSRITSLCATPSGDIIVCDANLGSVYCMKLSGDARWHYQQTDDLDNGSRTSAPTSVACDKQGNVYLVSKENHTIVKVAPMGDENQVVATRQTVQSPVAIAIGSNGQLFVLQQNGDLKFMTIS